The sequence ACTCGCCGGGGTCCAGGCCGAGGTCGGCGTGGGGGAAGGTGAGGGTGCCGAATTCGACGAAGTGGTTGCCGCTGCCGCTCGTGCCGATCTGCGTGGCGGCCTTGTCGAACAGGTGGCGGAGGATGGGCTGGTCGCGCCAGGTGTCTTCGTGGAGGACGTCGTGGTCCTGGCGGTCGCGTTTGTCGAAGGCGACGCCCGCGCCGAAGCGGGTGTGCTTGAGCAGGAGGGTGGTGGCCTCGTCGGTGCGCAGCGCGTTCGCCTGGATGGGGAGGACGGAGAGCATCATGGAGCAGCCGATGTCCACGCCGACGCCGTAGGGGATGACAGCATTCTCGGTGGCGAGGACACCGCCGATGGGGAGGCCGTAGCCGACGTGCGCGTCGGGCATGAGGGCTCCGGCGCGGCTGATGGGGAGGCGCATGGCGACGTCCATCTGGCGGTGCGCGCCGGGGTCGATCAGGTCTGCGCCCCAGGTGGGGTAGGGGAGGGGCTGGGCGCGCAGTTCGCTGCCTTTGCGGGCGTCGAGGATGGCCTGCTGCGCGAGGAGTTCGGCGGCGAGTGGGGCGTACACGCCGCCCGCGGCGTACGCGGCGGGGCTCTGCTGCACGGCGCGCAGTTCGCTGAGGATGTCGTCGCGGCTCAGGCCGGCGGTTTCACGGGTGGCGGCGGCGGTCTGGGCGAGGGCGATGGCTTTCTTTTCCAGGCCGAGTTTCACGAGGTGTTTGCCGTTCATGGGGTCTCTCTCTTCAGGGGGGTGGGGAGGCGACTGAGCCTCGGGCGGTGGGTGTCCGGTCGCCGGGATTGCCGTCTGGGGCGTCGGGCGTGCTGGGTGTGGTGGGGGCTGAGCTGGGGGTACCTGCGGGCATGGTCGCCTCCTTTCCCTGCGTGGGTCGTGGTGAGTCTGACCTGCGGGTGTGGGTGCGGGCATCCGCGCAGTGGCGTAGGCCAGTGCCTACTCCAGCGGGCCCGGGTCGAATCGGATGTGGTCGGGGATCAGCTGCCTGCCCTGCGCGCGGTACGTCAGGACGAGCCGGCCGGTGAACGCCCAGGCGCGCTGCACCTCGACCAGGGCGGTCAGGTGGCCGTCCTGCACCGTCCAGCGCACCTGATGGCCGATGCGGGCGGGTTCGGTGTGGGGAACGCCGGGGAGCGCGGGGAGTTTCACGCTGCGGTCCGGCAGGGT comes from Deinococcus radiotolerans and encodes:
- a CDS encoding RtcB family protein yields the protein MNGKHLVKLGLEKKAIALAQTAAATRETAGLSRDDILSELRAVQQSPAAYAAGGVYAPLAAELLAQQAILDARKGSELRAQPLPYPTWGADLIDPGAHRQMDVAMRLPISRAGALMPDAHVGYGLPIGGVLATENAVIPYGVGVDIGCSMMLSVLPIQANALRTDEATTLLLKHTRFGAGVAFDKRDRQDHDVLHEDTWRDQPILRHLFDKAATQIGTSGSGNHFVEFGTLTFPHADLGLDPGEYLAVLSHSGSRGFGAQVAGHFTALAERHHPTLAPEAKKLAWLPLDHEDGQAYWQAMTLAGRYALANHDLIHARLARALNVTPLVQVSNSHNLAWKQQVGDQELIVHRKGATPAAQGQLGLIPGSMADPGYVIRGLGHPGALASASHGAGRQLGRKAAIGSLNKKDVQAYLTTRGVTLIGGGIDEAPQAYKRIQDVIARQDDLVNVIASFQPRVVRMDTGSEDI